CCCCGCAGAGCGAGCCCGCGCCCGACGCGCCCGCCCCGGACGCCCCCGTCGGCCCCCGCATCGCCTACCCCGCCGACCTCCCCGTCTCCCAGCGCCGGGAGGACATCCAGGAGGCCCTGCGGGAGCACCAGGTCGTGGTCATCGCCGGCGCCACCGGCTCCGGCAAGACCACCCAGATCCCCAAGATGCTCCTCGAGCTCGGCTACGGGCAGGGCGGGAAGCTGATCGGCCACACCCAGCCGCGACGGATCGCCGCCCGCTCCGTCGCCCAGCGCATCGCCTCCGAGCTCGGCGAGAGGCTGGGGGAGGGGACCGTCGGCTACCAGGTCCGCTTCACCAAGGAGACCTCCCGCGGCACCCGTCTGAAGCTCATGACCGACGGCATCCTGCTGGCCGAGATCGGCCGCGACCGACTGCTCACGCGGTACGACGCGATCATCATCGACGAGGCCCACGAGCGGTCGCTGAACATCGACGTGATCCTCGGGTACCTCCGCCAGATCCTCCCGCAGCGCCCCGACCTCAAGGTCGTCATCACCTCGGCGACCATCGACCCAGAGCGCTTCGCCGCCCACTTCGCCACCCGCCTGCCGTCGGGCGAGGAGGAGCCCGCCCCGATCATCGAGGTCTCCGGGCGCACGTTCCCCGTCGAGATCCGCTACCGCCCGCTGGTGCTCGAGCCCGAGGTCGAGGAGGACGACGAGCTCGAGGACATCCACTCCATCGAGCGTGACCTCACCCAGGCCATCACCGACGCGGTCGACGAGCTCGCCGCCGAGGGGCCCGGGGACATGCTCGTGTTCCTACCCGGCGAGCGGGAGATCCGCGAGATCTCCGACGCGCTGACCGCCCACCTCGAGCGGGGCACCCGCGGCCGCGGCGCGCTGCCCGTCGAGGTGCTGCCCCTGTTCGGCCGGCTCTCCGCCCAGGACCAGCAGAAGATCTTCTCCCCGCCGAAGGCCGGGACGTACCGCCGCATCATCCTGTCCACCAACGTCGCCGAGACCTCCCTGACCGTCCCCGGCATCACCTACGTCATCGACTCCGGGCTCGCGCGCATCTCCCGCTACTCCCAGCGCACCAAGGTGCAGCGCCTCCCCATCGAGCCGATCTCGCAGGCCAGCGCCAACCAGCGCTCGGGTCGCTCGGGCCGCACCCACCCCGGCATCGCGATCCGCCTGTACTCCGAGGAGGACTTCGAGGGCCGCCCGGAGTTCACCGAACCGGAGATCCTGCGCACCTCGCTCGCCTCCGTGGTGCTGCTGATGACCTCCCTCGGCCTCGGCGACGTGGAGTCCTTCCCCTTCGTCGAACCGCCCGCCTCCCGCGCCATCACCGACGGCGTGCGCCTGCTGGACGAGCTCGGCGCCATCGAGGACGCCCCGCGGGAGCCCGGCGGCAGGCGGCTCACGCGCGTGGGCCGCACCCTCGCCCGCTTCCCCCTGGACCCGCGCATGGCCCGCATGCTCATCGAGGCCCACCGCCTCGGCGCCCTGCGCGAGGTGCTCATCATCGTCGCGGCACTGTCCATCCAGGACCCGCGCGAACGGCCGCTCGGCCAGGAGCAGCAGGCCCGCGAGAAGCACAAGCGCTTCGAGGACGAGACCAGCGACTTCCTCGCCTACCTCAACCTCTGGCGCCACCTCCAGGCCCGCCGCAAGGAGCTCTCCTCCAGCGCGTTCCGCCGCGAGGTCCGCGCCGAGCACCTCCACTACCTGCGCATCCGCGAATGGTGGGACCTCCACGCCCAGCTGCGCGACATGGCCAAGGACGCGGGCCTGTCCGCCAACGACAACGAGGCCACCCCGCAGGCGATCCACCAGTCGCTGCTCGCCGGGCTGCTCAGCCACGTCGGCCTGCAGGACGACCGCACCCGCGAATACGCCGGCGCCCGCGGCGCCCGCTTCATGCTCTGGCCCGGCTCCGCGCTCGCCAAGAAGCGCCCCGACTACGTGATGGTCGGCGAGCTCGTGGAGACCAGCCGCCTGTGGGGCCGCACCGCCGCCCGCATCGACCCGGCCTGGGCGGAGGAGACCGGCGCCCACGTCGTCAAGCGCACCTACACCGAGCCGCACTGGTCCTCCAAGCGCGCCTCCGCCATGGCCCACGAGAAGGTCACCCTGTACGGGGTGCCGATCGTCGCCGACCGCGTGGTGGGCTACGGCCGCATCGACCCCGAGGCCGCGCGGGACACCTTCATCCAGCACGCCCTCATCGAGGGGGACTGGCGCAGCCGCCACCACTTCTTCCGCGACAACCGAGCGCTGATCACCGAGCTCGAGGAGCTCGAGGCGAAGACCCGCCGCCGCGACCTGCTCATCTCCGACGAACAGCTGTTCCGCTTCTACGACGAGCGGATCCCCAAGCACGTCGTCTCCGGGCGCCACTTCGACTCCTGGTGGAAGACCCAGCGCCACGAGACCCCGGACCTGCTCACCCTCACCGAGAAGGACCTCCTGGCGGCCGACGAGTCCGTCACCGAGGCGATCGGCGCCGACTTCCCCGACACCTGGGTGCAGGGCGACCTCACCCTGCCGCTGAGCTACTCCTTCGGCGAGGTCGGCGCGAAAGGGGCCGACGGGGTCACCGCCACGATCCCGCTGGCCGTCCTGAACCGTGTCGCGCCGCGCGGCTTCGACTGGCTCGTGCCCGGCATGCGCGAGGAGCTGGTCACCGAGCTGATCCGCTCGCTCCCGAAGCCCATCCGCCGCCACCTCGTCCCCGCCCCGGAGCGGGCCAAGGCCGTCGCCGCGACCCTGCACGACGACGACCCCGACCAGGGGGAGTCCTTCCTCGAGGCGGTCGCCGACGAGCTCGTCGCCCTGCCCGGCGTGCCCCAGGACCTGCCCCTGTACGGACCCGAGTTCGACCTCGCGAAGCTCCCCGCCCACCTGCGCATGCACTTCCGCGTCGTGGACGACAAGGGGCGCCAGGTCGGCACCGGCGATGACCTCGAGGCGCTGAAGCAGCGCCTGAAGAAGCGGGTGGACGCCTCGGTCTCCTCCCAGTCCGAGGACCTCACCCGCCGCGACCTGCCCACCTTCCCGGACGCCGGCGTGCCCGCCGTCCACGAGTCCACCGTCGGCGGGCTGAAGGTCACCGGCTATCCCGCGCTCGTCGCGCGCCGCGAGGCCGACGGCCGCCTGCAGCAGGTGGACCTCGCGGTCCTCGCCACCGCCGATGAGCAGGCCCTCGCCCACCGCGAGGGCGTCATCGCCATGCTCGACCGCGACCTCGGCACCGACCTCTCCGGGGTGCTGAACTCCCTGCCGAACCCCACCAAGCTCGCCGTGTCCACCTCCGAGTACGGCTCCACCGCCGCGCTGCTGGCCGACGCGTCCCGCGCCGCGACCGTGCACCTCGCCGGCACCGCGCAAATCCGCACCCGCGCCGAGTACGACGAGCTGCTGGCCACCGCGCGCGCACGGCACGACGAGCTCGCCGCCCAGGCGGTCAAGGACGCGGCGGCCGCGCTCGCCGTCGGCACCCGCCTGCACAAGGAGCTCTCCCGCGCCACCTCCCTCGCGGTCCTCTCCCACCTCACCCAGATCCGCGAGCATGCGAGCGCCCTGCTGGCCGACGGATTCATCTCCCGCACGGGACTGGACCACCTCGCGGACCTGCGCCGCTACCTCGAGGCGGACCGGATCCGGCTGGAGAAGCTGCCGGAGAACCCGCGCCGCGACGAGCAGCTCGCCTGGCAGATCCGCGACCTCGAGCAGTTCTGGGCCGCGCAGAAGGGAAAGCTCTCCGCCCGCCGCCGCACGGAGCCGGACGTCGCCGAGATCGGCTGGCTCCTCGAGGAGCTGCGGGTGAGCCTGTTCGCCCAGACCCTCGGCACCTCCCAGACCGTCTCCGACAAGCGGATCCGCAAGGCCATCGCCGAGCTGGCCGGCTGAGCAGGGGGCGCGCGGGCTCGCACCGACGACCCGCAGGGAGACGCAGGTCACTTCCGCGCCGTGATGCACGTCCCCGATCCGGGGTGAACGGGATCCCTTGCGAAAGCTTTACCTTCCTCGTCGGCCGACGGGGCGGGCGGTGCGCCGGGCGCCGCCGACACCCGTCCAGAACTGCCCCTCACCGGGAGCGACCGCGTGCAACCTGCGGTGATGCAGGAGCCCATGGGCAGGTCATGCGCACTTCAAGGTCGCCGTCCAGGTGATCTCCCGCCCGTCCCAGCACCCTTCACAGCCGTCCCAGGCACTCGTTACGTTGGCACGGCCCCGCTCCGGGAGCACCTCGGGCTCACCGCCCTCGACCCCTCCGGAGCCCTCCGCTGTCGCGGAGCCCCTGCACCGAAGGAACACTGATGCCCCGCACCGCGCCCGCCGCCACGACCTCCGCCCCCACCAGGCGCCACCTGCTCCTGGCCGGCGCGTTCGGCGTCGCCTCCCTCGCGGCGCTGGGCACCCTCGCCCCGGCCCGTGCCGACGACGCCGTGTGGACCGAGGAGTTCCTGACCCGCGCCGAGACCCGCGAGGGCTTCCTCGTGGACGCCATGGACGAGTGGCAGGTCGAGAACGCGAAGTTCATCATCGCCGTGATCAAGGGCCACGGGCTCGACGAGCAGGCCGCGACCATCACCCTCGCCACCGCGATCGTGGAGTCCTGGCTGCGCAACTACGAGCCCGCCGTCGACCTCGACTCCGGCGGCCTCTTCCAGCAGCGCCCCTCCATGGGCTGGGGCACCTACGACGAGGTCCGCCACAAGAAGCGCGCCGTCGACGCCTTCCTCGGCCTCGGCGACCACTCCCAGGCCCCCGGCCTCACCCAGCTGTCCCCCGACTACCACCAGTGGGGCCCGGGCGCGGCGGCGCAGGCCGTGCAGATCTCCGCCCACCCCGAGCGCTACGCCGAGCAGATGCCCGCCGCGAAGACCCTCTGGGACCGCTACGCCGCGGACGTCGCGCCCTACACCGACTGAGCCCTGCCTCGACGGGG
This genomic interval from Brachybacterium aquaticum contains the following:
- the hrpA gene encoding ATP-dependent RNA helicase HrpA; protein product: MTTPSSTPDPAAPQSEPAPDAPAPDAPVGPRIAYPADLPVSQRREDIQEALREHQVVVIAGATGSGKTTQIPKMLLELGYGQGGKLIGHTQPRRIAARSVAQRIASELGERLGEGTVGYQVRFTKETSRGTRLKLMTDGILLAEIGRDRLLTRYDAIIIDEAHERSLNIDVILGYLRQILPQRPDLKVVITSATIDPERFAAHFATRLPSGEEEPAPIIEVSGRTFPVEIRYRPLVLEPEVEEDDELEDIHSIERDLTQAITDAVDELAAEGPGDMLVFLPGEREIREISDALTAHLERGTRGRGALPVEVLPLFGRLSAQDQQKIFSPPKAGTYRRIILSTNVAETSLTVPGITYVIDSGLARISRYSQRTKVQRLPIEPISQASANQRSGRSGRTHPGIAIRLYSEEDFEGRPEFTEPEILRTSLASVVLLMTSLGLGDVESFPFVEPPASRAITDGVRLLDELGAIEDAPREPGGRRLTRVGRTLARFPLDPRMARMLIEAHRLGALREVLIIVAALSIQDPRERPLGQEQQAREKHKRFEDETSDFLAYLNLWRHLQARRKELSSSAFRREVRAEHLHYLRIREWWDLHAQLRDMAKDAGLSANDNEATPQAIHQSLLAGLLSHVGLQDDRTREYAGARGARFMLWPGSALAKKRPDYVMVGELVETSRLWGRTAARIDPAWAEETGAHVVKRTYTEPHWSSKRASAMAHEKVTLYGVPIVADRVVGYGRIDPEAARDTFIQHALIEGDWRSRHHFFRDNRALITELEELEAKTRRRDLLISDEQLFRFYDERIPKHVVSGRHFDSWWKTQRHETPDLLTLTEKDLLAADESVTEAIGADFPDTWVQGDLTLPLSYSFGEVGAKGADGVTATIPLAVLNRVAPRGFDWLVPGMREELVTELIRSLPKPIRRHLVPAPERAKAVAATLHDDDPDQGESFLEAVADELVALPGVPQDLPLYGPEFDLAKLPAHLRMHFRVVDDKGRQVGTGDDLEALKQRLKKRVDASVSSQSEDLTRRDLPTFPDAGVPAVHESTVGGLKVTGYPALVARREADGRLQQVDLAVLATADEQALAHREGVIAMLDRDLGTDLSGVLNSLPNPTKLAVSTSEYGSTAALLADASRAATVHLAGTAQIRTRAEYDELLATARARHDELAAQAVKDAAAALAVGTRLHKELSRATSLAVLSHLTQIREHASALLADGFISRTGLDHLADLRRYLEADRIRLEKLPENPRRDEQLAWQIRDLEQFWAAQKGKLSARRRTEPDVAEIGWLLEELRVSLFAQTLGTSQTVSDKRIRKAIAELAG